GGAAAGTGTTAACCTTAAATCAAGCAACAAGTTAAGGTTCTAATTACGGTCATGGTCAGAGTCTGGCTTATGGTTAAGGTTAGGTTTGGTTAGTGGTTCTAAGGTAGGTAAGGTTAGTGTTGGGGTTAACGTACACATCTTGAGCTAGATTTGACCCGGCTCTATGGAAAAAACTTTCACTTTGTCTGGTGGAGGATGTTATACGGAGAATATTGAGAGAAATAGTGAACTAAATGAAGGCGATGATTGATGCTCTGTGGAAAaagccagaaaaaaacaaacagaatgcCAGTTTTAGGGACGTGAATGAACTTCCTGTAACTATTTCAAAGCCCTGTACGATTACCCCGTTTGGGAAGCAATGACTTCCTCAGCGTCACGTATTGGGTTTGCCAAAGTTCAAATGGAATCACAATTccctttgcatttgcatttctgaTGCCTTGCACAGAAACCTGTCACTCAGTGATGGGGTGGGAGTTTACTACGGGGTGTCTTTGTACCGtgctgaacacatgcttcaagaTACTGTTAAAGCCTGAACTTAAAGTGTacacagtttggtaccttttttTGACCATCGCCATTTCTGAATATGATATTTCACACCAGAAAAATTTAGTACAAATACATTCAAAGAAGAGATGAAGTCATTTGTCCAAATGACAAAAACACACGTCTAATCTATATCTTTTATGACCTGGTTTACTGGGTAAATACAGTGaattatttgaaatgaaacctCTCAAATCTTATTGGTGACACAAAAATCTCCTAGAAACCATAAGCTTCCTCCCTTTTACGTTTAGCTGGAGGTACCCTAAATGACGGACACACCTGTCTAAGGAAActattattgctttttttttttttttttttttttaatcaataattcTTGTACCATCTAACTTTACATTGAAGTCATGAAGAGTCATCAAGATCAACAATAAATCAACAATATCCAGAAAGTATAGCATCAAAGACAATTGCATATTCCTTAGCAGATATCGGAAGTTTGTATCTATCTAAAAATTCTGTATATGAAAGTAGATAACCGTTATGGTGAAAAGAACCTAAAGAACCTAAAGAACCTAAAGAacctaaaatgaaaaatatctcCTCTTACTTATTGCATTACAAAGTCTGGAGCACCGGAGTGgaaagtgttttctttttccaaaatattccAGAGCAGTGATCTCTATCTGAATGTATATGATACGAGAAAAGCCCTAAAGCTCTTAACTGATAATAATCCCTTAATTACTGACACATTTCTAATGTAATACACCCGAATCAGTTAATAAAGGAGAACCTGAAGGTGAGCATGAACTCTCCTGAAGATCATTTCAATGTGAATGCAACAGCTGCATTTAACAATGTGTTTATTGATAGAGCAACactgaggagagagaaaaaaaaaagaaagaacccTGAATCCAAGTCCAATAATATATCAGATTATGACCTTGGTTAGCATAAAGGAACTGAAACCATTAGTTTGGAAGGATGAGATTCTGCATGAAGAAAGTAATAAACATCTTCGTTTCACTTCTAGTGAAGGGTTTAGAGGAATCAGCCCGAACCtcaaagttatttttaattgcttttcAGGAAATAGCCTACATTTCAGCTGCGTCAGATTTTGGGAGTTATGTTGAGTTCAGCTTTATTGCCGTTatcagagtacaagtacagagacaacgaaaCGCAGTCAGCATCCAACCGGTAGCGCAAATAGCAAACCAATTAAAATGAGGTAACTAGGTTATGGTGCAATATAACAGTTAACAGTGTACAGCGGTAAACAGGATAATGCATACCACtaatgcaaatggcaattaagttaaatggaataaataagaattattaaatggaataaataagttaaatggaataaataagagttattaaatggaataaataagttaaatggaataaataagaatgGAATCAATAAgaattattatttcttcttgCAATATTGGAATATTGTGGAAGTTCTTGTAATATTGCGTTAGAGACACAGAGTCTCAGAAACACAACGGCACTCTCAGAGTCTCAAAGGCTTTATTAgtctaaacagatataaatacagacacGAATAGGAGGAgcgctgtttgtttttttttaagaaaggtTAACAGAAAGCTTTGTTTAGACTAGACTACAGGTGTGTATTGGGacgcaacaaaaaaaagaagctcggaggacaaagaaagaattttCAAGAAGATTGTGATTTATAAAGGCGTGCGTACACAAGGTTTTATAagactgatatattttttttaattgtgcacacacacacacacactttcactctggAATCCAGGCAAACTTTTATAAATGAGGTCCCAGACCACTAGGTTGTGCACCTCTGGCCAGTCCAAGGGATGTGTATCCAACCAAGCTACAGTACCAGGATTGGTTGTGGCCTTCCGGACATTCCCGACCCGAATCCACCACCAAGACCCGCGTCTACGAAGGGCATGGAGAAGTATATAAGCTGAAAATTCTTTCCCACTTGACGGTGTAGTAGTGAGCAGTGAAAGATCCGCACTATTGGGCTGAGGAGATAAACCCTGACATCACGGGATGCTCCTCGGCCCTGCaaatctttctgtctttcacatTAAGCAATGGGCTGCGTACTAAATCATGACGGCGCTTCAGCCAGGACCTGCACCGCCTGCACTTCACTTCTCgctttttctctcacttcccTCACTCACTTGTAGTCATTAAACTTTTTATGCGTCTGTATAGTTTTACCACAGGATCATCTAACATGATTCCTTAAAGCTcttgtaacttttttaaaaaattattattattattattaaatgattctGTTTATTCACCAGTATTAAAATCATGtagaaaaaagaattttagtTCGTTGACTAGTCCCTGAGCTACTAATACTTCCAAGAAAATGAGTCCTTTTTGTATTGCTAATAGTAAGAATTGTAATTCCAGATATCCTGAAACTATTATGTAGATATAATTACTTTCCCAAAGGTCCAGTAGGCAAATGTAATtagtgaattattttatcattagcgttaaattaaaaaaatggcggaactgtatgtatgtatatgacaGGGTGCGTCTATTTCATGTATTATTTACTGTACTTAATATTATGTTTaactaatatatacagtacaatgtGTATGTCTATGTTCTATAAAGAGTTCTCATTAAGACATTAACAGAAAAAGGTACAAAAGGCTTTGCTCTAGCATCGCTGAATCTTGCTGGTTAGTGAGAAGTTCACTCAGGTTTCCACGAACTTTCTCAACATATAGGAAGTgaaatttgtgcagttttgctatgatgCCTATTGCAGAAGTGAAGCTAGAAGTTCCACAAACAACTTCTAATAAACGCTAAACATCTAACAACTGCTAAAGTGTCTACGTTTTATTTTCAGCTGTGGACCTTTACAGCGTTTATGACATATTTAGGTAGCTAAGTTTTGGTAGCAAAACCTCGGATTTAAAAGGTTTGTTGGTGGATTTTAGTTCTTGTAGTAAACTATATGAACGTTGATGGCCCAGCTGACTTATATACGTTCCTTCATATTATCTGAGTTGTCCTAAGCGCTCTTAAGACAATAAAAATTTAAGTTTAAAGTACAGACTCTGATCGACACTGACACTTTTCTAATCATTGCATGAGGTGTCCAGTAGCTTCTCCTGGAACTCCAGCCATGTTTGGAGTTTTGCGTAACTGtttcatgttatttatattgtgcattttctttccttttgtttaaTTCTGTGTTTAACAGTTGATCACGTAGCTTCTCGTTTGTAGGAGGACGGACTCAGTAACGTGGATCTGCTGATTGAGCGTGACTTGTGTTCTCTATATAAAGTTTCTGACACTCTGAGATTCTTCTGCACTCGTCCTTCAGTGAACGTTGTGTTCCTCTTCCACGTCTGCTTCCATCATGAAGCTCCTCAGTGTAGTTCTCCTTCTGCTTCCACTCTCGGCCTGTTTGGCTGAAGTTGTGGATGATTTTACTGTGAGCTGTCCACAATTCTTCCCTCCGGTGGATGGAACAGCTTCTCCTCCTACGAGGTTTATTGGGTCTCGATTTAAACAGATCTGTCAAACTCGAAACAATCAACCTGAATTTGCAACATTTTATGACACGGAGAACAAAATCCCCGTTTACTCATCCTACACGTTTGATGGACGAGTGAGTTGTGAAAGAAAATCGGCGTGGTTTATTGAACCTCGGGTAAGAGCAACTTACTGTATCTTATAACTTCtaactatttattttatatcttatgtaaCTTATTTATGATTGCTTcgaaaaatattttgtttcaggTATAcaactaaatgttttatttcatgatCTAAAgagatcaataataataataataataataatatatagattttaataataaaatctcgGCAGATGCCAAGCTACTTGtgaaaagttacaataacatgccaaaaatgcttacatcgATCTGCCATTTTTGTTACTCTTCCTGCAAATTTTGTCCGatcttcaccacatttggctcacatcatcctGACACCTGTCTGAACACTGCTGCAGCAGCAacgccaccctgctgcccatttgttcatctagacctttcctcctacagtcagagaattccaccactgtcggtggtcagaacacacacgtcatgagtgaaactacaaatcactcttgaatccctttgcctaaagctATGGCTCTGTTTCCTGTGACTGCTTCAGGCTACAGTTAtagtgtgtctgtgaatgtgtagctcaccgagtctgggtgcttggcccccgaaaatgctgcttacagctttaattaatattactgatgttgttgttgttacattattacattactttattttgctctgGAGTTGTTCATCTTGATCTGAGGAACTAATGAGTCGATTAATTAAGGCCTAACGAGTTCATTCAGTTCTGAGACTTTACAACTGGAAGGTGTCCAAACTTTATAGGTTCATTAAACACTGAGTAactgtgtgtttacatttgCAGAAAAACGTTCTTTTTCACTTCATGtaaaagaaatactgtaaaaccttcaaaaataatgaaattaaactttttttaaagtttttttaatagtttaaaggttttatacataaaaaacatttctataaagagcagtaaacagaactaaaatgaacaaaatgaatattaagtGTGATAAGCTTTTGCCGTTAAAAATGtgtcagtagtctcaggtacacttcATACAgtttatatattgtattgtattgtattgtattgtattgtattatattatattatattatattatattatattatattatattatattatattatattagctgctaactactactactactaactaTATTAGTTTTCTGGAGATTCTGACTCTCACACtttcttctgtctgtttttcagtTAATGCCAGATAAAACGTTTCAGACTCACAAATGAATCTATTACATAACAGTTTAAATTGTTTGctgacatacaaacacttttcaattcaatttttgttgaaaaaaaaattggaaatctaaaatgtccttttttttttttttttttttactgatgcagtaatgcagaaatcataaaataaacatctagtattatatacatatatacattatttacatatatattgtgtgtgtgtgtgtgttccccttATGTCTACTCCTGTAGCTGGAAGTTGGAGGGAAGGGAGCAAAAATGGCCTCTGAGGCTGCTGTGAGAAAAGAAGTAGTGAATGTAGAGAATCAGGCTCTGAATGGAGATTATAAGTACTCTGTCTACGATAAAGGGCATCTGCTTCCAGTTTACCTTGcccacacacagagctgttCTGACGCCACCTTCACTCTGACCAACGCTGCACCACAGCATTACTCATTCAACCGTGGACAGTGGAAGAAGACAGAGGAGACCATGGCTGTAGTTCTGAAAGCTGATTGCATTAATAAAGGCCTGAGTGCGTATGTAGTAACTGGGGTTGTGCCGGGTAATGATACGTTAAATAACAGAGTGAGAATTCCCAGTCACTACTGGACGGCATTCTGCTGCCTGGATCAAAACAATAAATTCAAACTCTCAGGTGGATATATTGGAGAAAATTCTAAAGATAATCTTGAACCGATACGGAACAGCGTGCAGGACCTTGAGAGACATTTAACAGGGGAGTATAAGAAACATTTCCCTAACCAAATCCCTAATAAAGCTTTCACTCTGTTTGATGGAAAATGCCATGAAACTGCAGGAACAGAAAACCAGAACACGGACAGTGACAGCGAACAGATGGGAAACAATAGAAACAGTTCTAAGCGGAGAAAACTGGCAAATACAAGCTGtagaaaaaggaacaaaaaaccCTAATTTAACTGATTAATCGTCAGTATGTTTAATGATTTCTGCATCTGTCCTGTATGTTTCAAATTCAGTGTAGCAACTTCTAAAAAATATACACtttaaaagataataataatcacaaatcAGTAATGTGTtgatttacatatttttgtacttttaatcaATTGATTTCTGTCACTAAATTGGGATCAGATTTTTTATCATTATCACTGAAGTGCAGGTTgattttctctccttctttccttcaGTTATAACTCAATAAAGAACAGAAGATTAAACAGCGTCTCCTCTTACTTACTGCCTTATAAAGTCTGGAGCATATAgactttaataatttaaattatttaaatattctggctattttctggagcaacaacaacaacaagaaacatctggatgcatttttgtttaaaaaaaaatttttgggaGAACTTACTGACTGGTTACAtaaaaaaagtttcacaaataactgaaatgaaaataaatcatgaggtattttgtattttgatgAGAGACAACAGCAAAAAAGTCAATAATTTATTGCTTCTGGGAAATCTCCACTCTGAGTTTAAAAcgacaacaacagcaacaacaacaacaacaacaacgacaacaacagcaacaacaacaacaacgacaacaacagcagcagcagcaacaacaagaagaacagcagcaacaacaagaagaacagcagcaacaacaacaacgacaacaacaacagcaacaacagcaacaacaacgacaacaacagcagcagcagcagcagcaacaacaacgacaacaacagcaacaacagcaacaagaaCAACAGCTCATTTATTTTGAATCACTCAAgattattaaaaggaaaaatgctaaataagtaagtaagtaagtaaataaataaataaataaacctttgTGTTACAAATGTGATCTTTAAAGAGCtctaattattttcatttattttatttaggacttttttattttgaattttttactataattttttttgtttgtttgttttaaaagattttatgtAGAAAATAGACTGGAGATATGCTGCATTGATAAATAAtctaaagacagacagaaggaggatATTTATAtcttattagttttttttaattattaaaattctaTTAAAAACTATGCATAAAAGGGTTAATGTTATTTCAATTTCTTGTGAAAATCGTGGCTCCTTGCCGCTAGGTGGCAGCAGTGTGTATATAGACACTCAGTGAAGCGGCGCTGTAACAGCAACAAAGAGAAGGTTACTACAGCAGGCCTACTAATCGAGCTTTAACACATCGATCAAGAGGCTTTAAAGCGTTTTACACCTAAAATGACATTTCACTGTGTTATATTACggtttataatgttaaattgtAATAGTAATTTTAATATCTGTCTTTAATTATTGAGTAAAGGTAGAAATTTATTCAACGAAGGTGTCTTTATCGATTTGTCACGTCTGGTTTCATCAGAAACACATGTacgtacactcacacacacacacacacacagggctgagCATCACCATTCTCACTGTTAGCGTTCACCTCCAGCGTGTTTTGTGTGCTGTATAACGTGATAAAGTTAATAATGTTGCGCTGTGTGTTGAACATTTTGCGAGCAGGAAGTGTTGCTCACGTGAGGAACTCTCCCACGTGTCTCTGTCAGATCGCTGCGAGGAAGTTCGCTAATGTCCCAAACACCaccagagaagaagaaaaagaagcagatGAGGCCCGGTTCGGGGACTGTTCCAGAACTTTCTCCTCCAGGATGACTTACCGGAAGTCGTCCGCGGAGCAGCAGGACGCGAAACACACAGACGCGGAAGTGGAACATGACGAACCGGACAACTTCCGGTCCAGAACCAAGCACCGGAAGAGTAACACGCCGTACTGGTACTTACTGCAGTGCAAAAAGCTGCTCAAGAAAGATAAAGTGAGAgccaaagattttaaaaaataaacattaaactcacttgtgtctctctctcatgaacTACACTCGTTTcggctctgaaagtagttccggctcCGAGATTTcggctctgaaagtagttccggctcCGAGATTTcggctctgaaagtagttccggctctgaaagtagttccggctcCGAGATTTcggctctgaaagtagttccggctcTGAggcgaatcacaggtttatattaatgcgcttaacttgtttcacaacaacaaatgtagctataaacggataaaaagcacaacgtgttgttgttgctgtggtgtaagaggaataaaacacttcagtacagGGCAGTAACACTAActgcacttcatcacaccatccagttgtttattattttcctagaacagcacagcACAGGGGTTTTATTCCTGACCTAATATACTGGCTAATATCTgtacatttctttctctctctctgtactcctctctcatccatctctctctgcctctctttctctgtcattcatcactccctctctttctctctgaatcTCACTCGCTCTGTCTAATTATCtatctccccctctctctttcatccaTCCCTTcttctctacctgtctctcgtGCTCTCTAattcatcactctctctctctgtctctctctcatccatcactctctttctcactgaatctcactatctatctatctatctatctgttttcCCTGTCTTTCATCCATCCCTCatccatcattctctctctctctctctctctctctctgtctgtctgcctgtcctTCCCGCTCTCTTGTCAATCACTCTATGATGCTCCATCTTtatccctctccctctctctctccccctctctctctccctctctctctctctctctctctctctctctctctctctctccgcagTTAGCCGAGGCGTTGACTCTGTTTGAGGTTGAGATGCTGAAAGGGGAGCGACTGCAGCCGGAGGAGTATAACTACACCGTGCTGATTGGGGGATGTGGCCGAGCCGGATACGTCAAAAAAGCCTTTAAACTATACAATGATgtgagacaacacacacacacacacacacacacacacacacacacactctctctgtgtctctctctcacacacacacagtgtctgtgAGACACTTGATTGCTGGAGATGTCACAATCAGGTTATTTCAGCGATAACGAGCTGTGACAACATGTGACGTGTGAGAGACGTGTGTGACTTGTGAGAGACGTGTGTGACTTGTGAGAGACGTGTGAGAGacgtgtgtgagatgtgtgagaCGATGAGGTCGGCTTTGTGTAAAGTCTGAAATCTTGTTCCTCAGATGAAGAAGCGAGGTTTAGAGCCGTCAGCCGCCGCCTACACGGCTCTGTTCAACGCCTGCGCTGAATCTCCATGGAAACAGTCGGGGCTGGAGCAGGCGCTGAAGCTGCGTCAGGAACTGCGCAGGAAGAACGTCCCTCTCAATGCCATTACCCATCATGCACTGCTCAAAACGGTGGCGCGGGCCGGAGACCTGAAGGCTTGTTTTCAAGTGCTGCGGGTAAGAATTCGCACGTTTAAATTCCTGACACTGAATAGTACTGCCATGTGGTACAGGTttttatcaaaacaaaaaaaaaaaaaaaaagttaagatATTAAACGTATATTTATGTACTGTTTAGCAGTGCTAGCTAGCTGTGTTTAGCATCCTGTGGCAAATTAAGTGATATTATTTAGTATGTCAAAATATCATACCTACAACAGTTCATGCTACTTATAAAGCATTTAGCAGCAgtgattagctagctagctaaagccCATATTTACTAAACAATCAACCGAAGGTTTTCTGAAACGTTTGCTAAATATGTTACTCTGTGACGGGATGCTAATTTAACGGGTTAGTTAGTGCTGGAGTGACTTTTTGTGCATCTGCTTAAAGGTGGATGAGAAATCTattgcgtgtgtgcgtgtgtgtgtgtgtgtaggagatgCTACAAAGCGGGCAGGCCGTCACACAAGAGACATTTCAGTATTTGCTGATGTGCTGCGTCGAG
This Pangasianodon hypophthalmus isolate fPanHyp1 chromosome 26, fPanHyp1.pri, whole genome shotgun sequence DNA region includes the following protein-coding sequences:
- the LOC128317567 gene encoding endonuclease domain-containing 1 protein-like, which translates into the protein MKLLSVVLLLLPLSACLAEVVDDFTVSCPQFFPPVDGTASPPTRFIGSRFKQICQTRNNQPEFATFYDTENKIPVYSSYTFDGRVSCERKSAWFIEPRLEVGGKGAKMASEAAVRKEVVNVENQALNGDYKYSVYDKGHLLPVYLAHTQSCSDATFTLTNAAPQHYSFNRGQWKKTEETMAVVLKADCINKGLSAYVVTGVVPGNDTLNNRVRIPSHYWTAFCCLDQNNKFKLSGGYIGENSKDNLEPIRNSVQDLERHLTGEYKKHFPNQIPNKAFTLFDGKCHETAGTENQNTDSDSEQMGNNRNSSKRRKLANTSCRKRNKKP